A genomic region of Leptolyngbya sp. NIES-2104 contains the following coding sequences:
- a CDS encoding glycosyltransferase family 2 protein: MSPKYSLIIPIYNEEATIAALYERIRAVIDRLDGSTEIILINDGSRDRSLPLMRELHHHDPRVCYLSLARNFGHQVAVTAGLNHVRGRVAIVMDADLQDPPELIPKMIEQWQQGYQVVYAQRTQRRKEGWFKRSTAYVFYRLLKQLADVEIPTDTGDFCLMDRQVVDVLNAMPERNRYIRGLRSWVGFRQTAVKFDRDPRFAGDAKYTFHQSLTLAISGLVSFSSVPLRISTYVGLFAAFVAVIMMILVFYWRIAYPGSPLTGLSTIVVAIFFLGAVQLLSIGILGEYIGRIYEEVKNRPLYTLSEVAGFEQVTEKAFDRDHPTQAHPEEIS; the protein is encoded by the coding sequence ATGTCGCCAAAGTACTCCCTGATCATCCCGATCTACAACGAAGAAGCCACGATCGCAGCATTATATGAGCGGATTCGTGCGGTAATCGATCGTCTGGATGGTTCGACCGAAATCATTTTGATTAACGATGGCAGTCGCGATCGATCATTACCGCTCATGCGCGAACTCCATCACCATGATCCACGAGTCTGCTATCTCAGCTTGGCGAGAAATTTCGGGCATCAAGTGGCAGTGACCGCTGGATTGAATCACGTTCGGGGTCGGGTTGCGATCGTGATGGATGCAGATTTGCAAGATCCGCCTGAGTTGATTCCAAAAATGATCGAGCAATGGCAGCAAGGCTATCAGGTCGTTTATGCTCAACGGACACAGCGACGCAAAGAAGGCTGGTTTAAGCGATCGACAGCTTACGTATTCTATCGATTGCTAAAACAGCTTGCAGATGTGGAAATTCCCACGGATACCGGAGATTTTTGCTTGATGGATCGGCAAGTGGTCGATGTCTTGAATGCGATGCCGGAACGAAATCGGTATATTCGGGGACTGCGATCGTGGGTTGGATTTCGTCAGACTGCTGTGAAGTTCGATCGCGATCCAAGATTTGCGGGCGATGCGAAGTATACCTTTCACCAATCGCTGACGTTGGCGATTAGTGGGTTAGTGTCGTTTTCAAGTGTGCCGCTGCGGATTTCGACGTATGTGGGATTGTTCGCGGCGTTTGTGGCAGTGATTATGATGATTCTGGTGTTTTACTGGCGGATTGCTTATCCTGGATCGCCACTCACCGGACTATCCACGATCGTCGTTGCGATTTTTTTTCTCGGTGCAGTGCAACTCTTGAGCATTGGAATTTTAGGCGAGTACATCGGGCGAATTTACGAGGAAGTGAAAAACCGCCCGCTCTACACGCTGTCAGAGGTTGCAGGGTTTGAACAAGTTACGGAAAAAGCATTCGATCGAGATCATCCAACACAGGCGCATCCGGAGGAAATTTCCTAG
- a CDS encoding beta-1,6-N-acetylglucosaminyltransferase — MSPPVGFILLTHAQPKQIQRLVDRLNRLFDHPPIVFHHDFSQCPMSIEHFPKNVSFVQPHVKTRWGEFSTNEAVIKAMELMQQRRDRPEWTISLSSADYPIKPAAQIIADLESSPADFHMVADRIDPANLKTGWHREMYARYYTRWIPMPKWIANPLKLNWQKLRLKPEKFMRPFVPFNANFQCYAGESWFCANQRAIDYIIDFHHKHPEIATHFRWVMFADEVYFQTIIGNAPHLKLDPNDWRYKDWSAGEPHPKILDQSDLPKFQASSAHFARKFPPDAPVLDDLDRMLFP; from the coding sequence ATGTCTCCACCCGTTGGATTTATTTTGCTGACTCATGCTCAACCGAAACAGATTCAACGGTTGGTCGATCGCTTAAATCGATTGTTCGATCATCCGCCGATCGTCTTTCACCACGATTTTTCGCAGTGTCCGATGTCGATCGAGCACTTCCCCAAAAACGTCTCTTTTGTACAGCCGCACGTCAAAACTCGCTGGGGTGAGTTCTCCACGAATGAAGCGGTGATCAAAGCAATGGAATTGATGCAGCAAAGGCGCGATCGACCCGAATGGACAATCTCGCTCAGCAGTGCCGATTATCCGATCAAACCTGCCGCTCAAATCATTGCTGACCTAGAATCGAGTCCAGCAGATTTTCACATGGTTGCCGATCGCATCGATCCAGCCAATCTCAAAACAGGCTGGCATCGAGAAATGTATGCCCGCTACTACACGCGCTGGATACCAATGCCAAAATGGATCGCCAATCCACTAAAACTCAACTGGCAAAAACTCCGATTAAAACCAGAAAAGTTCATGCGTCCGTTCGTTCCGTTCAACGCGAACTTTCAGTGTTACGCGGGAGAATCTTGGTTTTGTGCGAATCAACGAGCGATCGATTACATTATCGACTTTCATCACAAGCATCCTGAGATTGCGACTCACTTTCGCTGGGTGATGTTTGCCGATGAAGTCTACTTCCAAACGATCATCGGCAATGCTCCACATCTGAAGCTTGATCCGAACGATTGGCGCTACAAAGATTGGTCAGCCGGGGAACCGCACCCAAAAATTCTCGATCAATCCGATTTACCCAAATTCCAAGCGTCTTCGGCTCACTTTGCTAGGAAATTTCCTCCGGATGCGCCTGTGTTGGATGATCTCGATCGAATGCTTTTTCCGTAA
- a CDS encoding S9 family peptidase: protein MVVASYGTWKSPISSDLIVAGTIGLGQIKLDEKTIYWSESRPTEGGRNVIIQHSENGQNIDVTPAPFNARTRVHEYGGGAFIAVGGTVYFSNFADQRLYQQTVGTEVIAITPEAPLRYADAVLDKTRNHLICVREEHGATVENTIAAISLADQSQTILVSGADFYAFPRLSPDGSRLSWICWNHPNMPWDGTELWTASINADGTLGTPEKIAGGLEESIFQPEWSPDGNLIFIGDRTGWWNFYRWNPTSGTIEPLCEKAAEFGLPLWVFGMSTYGFAGNKIICSYTENGLSQFASLDLTSLELSPIETPYTSIAGLQVCFDHAVFNGGSSTEPSAIVKYDFKTRQFEVLRRASELKIDPGYLSTPEAIEFPTENNLTAHALYYAPKNKDYTAPEGERPPMLVKSHGGPTASTSASFNLGIQYWTSRGFAVLDVNYGGSTGYGRAYRERLKGAWGIVDVDDCANGAKYLAEQGKADGDRLVIAGGSAGGYTTLCALTFRDTFKAGASYYGVSDLKALAEDTHKFESRYLDGLIGAYPERADLYDERSPISAVDRLSCPVIFFQGDEDKIVPPNQAEMMVDALERKGLPVAYVLFQGEQHGFRKAENIKRALDGEFYFYSQVFRFEPADKIEPVSIANL, encoded by the coding sequence ATGGTTGTGGCTTCGTATGGGACGTGGAAGTCCCCGATTAGCTCGGATCTGATTGTGGCAGGCACGATCGGGCTGGGACAAATTAAGTTAGATGAAAAAACAATTTATTGGAGCGAGTCTCGTCCGACAGAGGGAGGACGAAATGTGATCATTCAACATTCAGAGAATGGTCAAAACATAGATGTGACACCCGCGCCGTTTAATGCTCGAACACGAGTGCATGAATACGGGGGAGGGGCATTTATTGCAGTTGGTGGAACGGTTTATTTCTCGAATTTTGCGGATCAGAGATTGTATCAGCAGACGGTTGGAACTGAAGTGATCGCGATTACTCCAGAAGCACCATTAAGATATGCGGATGCAGTTTTAGACAAAACTCGGAATCATTTAATTTGTGTGCGAGAAGAACATGGGGCAACGGTTGAGAATACGATCGCTGCAATTTCCCTCGCGGATCAAAGCCAAACGATTCTCGTGTCTGGTGCTGATTTCTATGCGTTTCCGCGTCTGAGTCCAGATGGTTCTCGCCTGAGTTGGATTTGCTGGAATCATCCGAATATGCCTTGGGATGGGACAGAATTGTGGACGGCATCTATTAATGCAGATGGCACATTAGGAACACCGGAAAAGATTGCAGGCGGTTTAGAAGAATCGATCTTTCAACCGGAATGGTCGCCGGATGGGAATTTAATTTTTATTGGCGATCGTACTGGATGGTGGAATTTTTACCGCTGGAATCCGACCTCCGGAACGATCGAACCGCTCTGTGAAAAAGCCGCAGAATTTGGTTTACCGCTGTGGGTGTTTGGGATGTCTACTTATGGATTTGCTGGAAACAAAATCATTTGTAGCTATACCGAAAACGGTTTAAGTCAGTTTGCCAGCTTAGATTTAACCAGTCTTGAACTATCACCGATTGAAACACCGTATACCAGTATTGCAGGCTTGCAAGTATGTTTCGATCATGCGGTGTTTAATGGTGGATCATCGACCGAACCAAGCGCGATCGTCAAATATGATTTCAAGACTCGACAGTTTGAAGTGCTCCGACGCGCCAGCGAATTGAAGATCGATCCAGGCTATCTATCGACTCCAGAAGCGATCGAGTTTCCCACTGAGAACAATCTCACCGCTCATGCGTTGTACTACGCCCCGAAAAACAAAGACTACACGGCTCCAGAGGGCGAACGTCCTCCGATGTTAGTCAAAAGCCACGGAGGTCCAACCGCTTCGACTTCAGCATCGTTTAACTTAGGAATTCAGTACTGGACGAGTCGCGGATTTGCAGTATTGGATGTGAACTATGGCGGTAGTACCGGGTATGGACGCGCTTATCGAGAGCGATTAAAAGGAGCTTGGGGCATTGTCGATGTCGATGACTGTGCGAATGGCGCGAAATATTTGGCAGAACAAGGAAAAGCAGACGGCGATCGATTAGTCATTGCAGGCGGAAGTGCAGGCGGATATACCACGCTCTGTGCATTAACGTTCCGCGATACCTTCAAAGCGGGAGCAAGCTACTACGGTGTGAGTGATCTAAAAGCGTTAGCCGAAGATACTCATAAGTTTGAATCGCGCTATCTAGATGGATTGATCGGAGCTTATCCAGAGCGAGCCGATTTGTATGATGAACGCTCTCCGATTAGTGCGGTCGATCGCTTATCGTGCCCGGTGATTTTCTTCCAAGGTGACGAAGATAAAATCGTGCCACCGAATCAAGCCGAGATGATGGTTGATGCGCTCGAACGTAAAGGACTTCCTGTGGCGTATGTCTTATTTCAGGGGGAACAACACGGATTTCGTAAAGCAGAAAACATTAAACGCGCCTTAGACGGAGAATTCTATTTCTATTCGCAGGTGTTTAGATTTGAGCCAGCGGATAAAATCGAACCTGTCTCGATCGCAAATCTCTAG
- a CDS encoding RNA-binding protein, which translates to MSIYVGNLSYEVTREDLTEIFAEYGSVKRVQLPVDRETGRMRGFGFVEMETDAEEQAAIDALDGAEWMGRDMRVNKAKPREESQSRGGGGGGRSGGGRSGGFSQRY; encoded by the coding sequence ATGTCGATTTATGTCGGTAACCTGTCCTATGAGGTTACACGCGAAGATTTAACGGAAATCTTTGCAGAATACGGATCTGTCAAGCGCGTTCAGCTTCCCGTTGACCGTGAAACTGGACGGATGCGCGGGTTCGGATTCGTGGAAATGGAAACGGATGCCGAAGAGCAAGCCGCGATCGATGCGCTAGATGGCGCGGAATGGATGGGTCGCGATATGCGCGTGAACAAAGCGAAGCCTCGTGAAGAATCGCAATCTCGCGGCGGCGGTGGCGGCGGTCGCAGTGGCGGCGGTCGCAGTGGCGGCTTTTCACAACGCTATTAA
- a CDS encoding HAD family phosphatase — protein MKVRLVLAALLYDLDGTIADTDPVHFIAWQDVLQGFDLHIDETIYKQRLSGRTNPPIIAEFLPQLTAAESEELADRKEARFRELAEQLEPIAGLRELIEWGKQNSLKQAVVTNAPRENARFMLKVLKLDQVFDRVILADDLGIGKPDPAPYLAALKEFGIEPQQAIAFEDSPSGVQSAVAAKISTIGITSTQLPETLCELGVKFAIADFTAPELWALLK, from the coding sequence GTGAAGGTAAGACTCGTGCTGGCAGCGCTGCTTTACGACTTGGACGGAACGATCGCGGATACTGACCCGGTGCATTTTATCGCTTGGCAGGATGTGTTACAGGGGTTTGACCTGCACATTGACGAGACGATTTATAAACAGCGCCTGAGCGGAAGGACGAATCCACCCATTATTGCGGAGTTTCTCCCTCAGCTTACGGCGGCGGAAAGTGAAGAACTTGCCGATCGTAAAGAAGCCCGATTTCGAGAATTGGCTGAGCAACTCGAACCGATCGCAGGCTTGCGAGAGTTGATTGAGTGGGGAAAACAAAATTCTTTGAAACAAGCGGTCGTGACGAATGCGCCGCGTGAAAATGCTCGCTTTATGTTGAAAGTGTTGAAGCTGGATCAAGTGTTCGATCGCGTAATTCTGGCAGACGATTTAGGCATCGGAAAACCTGATCCAGCCCCGTATCTTGCCGCATTGAAAGAATTTGGAATTGAACCGCAGCAGGCGATCGCATTCGAGGATTCTCCATCGGGTGTCCAATCTGCGGTAGCAGCAAAGATTTCAACGATCGGGATTACTTCAACTCAGCTACCAGAAACGCTGTGTGAGTTGGGGGTGAAATTTGCGATCGCGGACTTTACGGCTCCTGAACTGTGGGCATTGCTGAAATAG
- a CDS encoding peroxiredoxin — protein sequence MSRRNLIRVLLVSVLAIAASLNFTFPAFALGGALPLLNQPAPEFALPSNDSDGTVALSDYRGKWVVAYFYPADFTPGCTIEARKFQEDMPKYLDRNTQILGISADDVNSHQDFCDSEGLKFPLLADANGKISKAYGSWFGIRSARHTYIIDPEGILRATFTGVNPIVHSREVLAKLDELQQAS from the coding sequence ATGTCGCGTCGAAACTTGATTCGAGTTTTACTGGTGAGTGTGTTGGCGATCGCTGCCAGTCTGAACTTTACATTTCCCGCTTTTGCCCTCGGTGGAGCATTACCCCTGCTGAACCAACCTGCACCCGAATTCGCACTTCCCAGCAATGACAGCGATGGAACGGTTGCGCTCTCAGACTACCGCGGGAAATGGGTCGTCGCTTATTTTTACCCAGCAGACTTTACCCCCGGTTGCACGATCGAGGCGCGAAAGTTTCAGGAAGATATGCCGAAATATCTCGATCGTAATACCCAAATTCTCGGAATCAGTGCCGACGATGTGAACTCACACCAGGATTTCTGCGATTCCGAAGGCTTAAAATTTCCGCTGCTTGCAGATGCGAACGGCAAAATTAGTAAAGCTTACGGTTCTTGGTTTGGGATTCGTTCCGCCCGTCACACTTACATCATTGATCCAGAAGGAATTCTCAGAGCGACATTTACGGGAGTTAACCCGATCGTCCATAGTCGCGAAGTGCTGGCAAAATTAGATGAACTGCAACAAGCGAGCTAA
- a CDS encoding SDR family oxidoreductase — protein MATYLITGANRGIGYEYCRQLKARGETMIAVCRTASEELQQLGIQVEAGIDITSEASVAELCDRLGDMSIDVLINNAGIIKRVTLDNLDFDSIREQFEVNALGALRVTHALLPRLKAGSKIVLMTSRMGSIADNTSGSSYGYRMSKVALSMAGKSLAHDLEPRGIPVAILHPGLVQTRMTNFTAGGITAEQSVKGLLDRIDQLTLENTGTFWHANGEVLPW, from the coding sequence ATGGCAACTTATCTAATCACAGGTGCAAATCGCGGAATTGGCTACGAGTACTGTCGCCAATTAAAAGCGCGTGGAGAAACCATGATCGCAGTTTGTCGGACTGCCTCTGAGGAATTGCAGCAGCTTGGAATTCAAGTTGAGGCAGGGATTGATATTACCTCAGAGGCTTCGGTTGCGGAATTATGCGATCGCTTAGGTGATATGTCGATCGATGTTCTAATCAACAATGCAGGCATCATCAAGCGCGTCACCTTAGATAACTTAGATTTCGATAGCATCCGCGAACAGTTCGAGGTCAATGCTTTAGGTGCATTGCGGGTTACTCATGCGCTGTTACCTCGCCTTAAAGCAGGTTCCAAGATTGTGTTGATGACGAGTCGAATGGGATCGATCGCAGATAATACCTCTGGAAGTTCCTACGGCTATCGAATGTCGAAAGTCGCTTTATCGATGGCGGGAAAATCTCTCGCGCATGACCTTGAACCGCGTGGAATTCCAGTTGCCATTCTGCATCCTGGATTAGTTCAAACTCGCATGACGAACTTTACAGCAGGCGGGATTACAGCAGAACAATCGGTGAAGGGATTACTCGATCGAATTGATCAACTAACGCTGGAAAACACAGGCACATTCTGGCACGCAAATGGTGAAGTACTACCTTGGTAA
- a CDS encoding type I restriction endonuclease subunit R — protein sequence MKAPLIFTLMSIAITDAISTLDEAERRFNLTRTEDESFFLEWQADLPEISATEQAELDQLRRRYLYQRSTGQLLEGTVTLLLTSPLLAIAGFYDPPFRVRAEESVVLTLDDSEEVLQGRIDALVLLNQLWVVVLESKKTALSVWTALPQTLAYLMANPHPQQPSFGLLTNGDDILFVKLVQAESRFYSLSRVFAPFTSGRELYIVLQILKRIAQVIGE from the coding sequence ATGAAAGCACCCCTGATTTTTACGCTTATGTCGATCGCGATTACAGATGCCATTTCAACGCTCGATGAGGCAGAACGACGATTCAACCTGACCAGAACAGAGGATGAATCGTTTTTCTTAGAATGGCAGGCGGATTTACCGGAAATTTCTGCAACGGAGCAAGCTGAATTAGATCAATTGCGACGGCGGTATCTTTATCAGCGATCGACCGGACAGTTGTTAGAGGGAACGGTGACTTTATTGCTGACTTCGCCGCTATTAGCGATCGCTGGTTTTTATGATCCACCCTTTCGAGTCCGAGCAGAAGAATCTGTAGTCTTGACTCTTGATGATAGCGAAGAAGTATTGCAGGGGCGAATTGATGCCTTAGTGCTATTAAATCAGCTTTGGGTCGTTGTGTTGGAATCGAAGAAAACTGCTCTTTCAGTTTGGACGGCTCTACCGCAAACGTTGGCTTATTTAATGGCGAATCCCCACCCGCAACAACCTAGTTTTGGTCTGTTGACGAATGGAGATGACATCTTATTCGTAAAACTGGTGCAGGCTGAATCTCGCTTCTATTCGCTCTCACGAGTGTTTGCACCATTTACTTCTGGGCGAGAACTCTACATAGTGCTGCAAATTCTAAAGCGGATTGCACAAGTCATTGGGGAGTAG
- the speA gene encoding biosynthetic arginine decarboxylase, with protein sequence MGGRSATAKPEKQVPDSGLTDEDLNAKNGKNGKSNGKAPVPETTLKKWTIEDSEELYRIQGWGDPYFSINAAGHVTVSPKGNRGGSLDLFDLVNALKQRNLGLPLLIRFSDILEDRIERINSAFSKAIARYSYPGVYRGVFPVKCNQQRHLVEDLVRFGQPHQFGLEAGSKPELMIALATLKTPGALLICNGYKDREYIETAMLARRLGQTPIIVLEQIEEVELAIAASKKLGIKPILGVRAKLSARGIGRWGTSAGDRAKFGLTIPEIIHTVNQLKAADMLDCLQLLHFHIGSQISAISVLKEAMREASRIYVELVQLGANMQYFDVGGGLGVDYDGSQTNFHASKNYSTQNYANDVVAAVRDACALATIPVPTLISESGRAIASHQSVLVFDILGTSDVAAETPEPTKEDEHIIIQNLYETYTSIGAENFLEMYHDATQFKEEAVNLFGFGYLTLTERARAERLYWSCCHKIIGFTRQLEYIPDDLEDLEKIMASIYYMNLSVFQSAPDIWGIDQLFPIMPLHRLNEEPTKRATLVDLTCDSDGKIDQFIDLRDVKSVLELHSLKSGEPYYLGMFLNGAYQEIMGNLHNLFGDTNTVHIQLTPKGYQIQHVVRGDTIEEVLGYVQYDVEDMIESIRLQTEHALEDDRITLQESQLLLQNYERSLSGYTYLLS encoded by the coding sequence ATGGGAGGACGCTCCGCCACTGCCAAGCCTGAAAAACAAGTACCAGACTCAGGTTTGACAGATGAGGATTTAAACGCCAAAAACGGCAAGAACGGAAAATCGAACGGGAAAGCCCCCGTACCCGAAACCACTCTGAAAAAATGGACGATCGAAGATAGCGAAGAACTCTACCGCATTCAAGGCTGGGGCGATCCGTATTTTTCCATCAATGCTGCTGGACATGTGACCGTTTCCCCAAAAGGCAATCGAGGCGGGTCGCTGGATTTGTTTGATTTAGTCAATGCGCTGAAGCAGCGAAATCTTGGTTTACCGTTGCTGATTCGGTTCTCGGATATCTTGGAGGATCGAATTGAGCGGATTAATTCGGCGTTTTCTAAAGCGATCGCACGTTACAGCTACCCTGGCGTTTATCGCGGCGTTTTCCCGGTCAAATGCAATCAACAGCGGCATTTAGTCGAAGATTTGGTGCGCTTCGGACAGCCGCATCAGTTCGGACTCGAAGCCGGATCGAAACCGGAATTGATGATCGCCTTGGCAACGCTGAAAACTCCCGGTGCGCTACTAATTTGCAACGGGTACAAGGATCGTGAATACATTGAAACGGCGATGTTGGCGAGACGGTTAGGACAAACGCCGATCATTGTTCTAGAACAGATCGAAGAAGTAGAACTCGCGATCGCAGCGAGTAAGAAACTCGGCATTAAACCGATCTTGGGAGTCCGAGCCAAACTGAGCGCACGAGGTATCGGACGCTGGGGCACGTCAGCAGGTGATCGAGCAAAATTCGGCTTAACGATTCCCGAAATCATTCACACGGTGAACCAGTTGAAAGCCGCAGATATGCTGGACTGTCTTCAACTACTGCATTTTCACATCGGCTCTCAGATTTCAGCGATCAGTGTGCTAAAAGAAGCCATGCGCGAAGCCAGTCGAATCTATGTCGAACTGGTTCAACTGGGCGCGAATATGCAGTATTTCGATGTGGGTGGTGGTTTAGGTGTGGACTATGACGGTTCACAAACGAACTTCCACGCCTCGAAAAACTACAGCACTCAGAACTATGCAAACGATGTCGTCGCAGCGGTGCGAGATGCGTGTGCGCTAGCAACGATTCCAGTTCCGACTTTGATTAGTGAAAGTGGAAGAGCGATCGCGTCTCATCAATCGGTGCTCGTGTTCGACATTCTCGGAACCAGTGATGTCGCCGCTGAAACGCCCGAACCGACGAAAGAAGACGAACATATCATCATTCAAAATCTCTACGAAACTTACACCTCGATCGGTGCCGAGAATTTTCTAGAGATGTACCACGATGCAACTCAGTTCAAAGAAGAAGCGGTCAACCTGTTTGGATTCGGCTATCTAACTTTAACTGAGCGGGCAAGAGCAGAAAGATTGTATTGGTCGTGCTGCCACAAAATCATCGGCTTCACCCGTCAGCTTGAATACATCCCGGATGACCTCGAAGACCTTGAGAAAATCATGGCTTCGATCTACTACATGAATCTCTCAGTGTTTCAATCGGCTCCGGACATTTGGGGCATTGATCAACTGTTCCCGATCATGCCACTCCACCGCTTGAACGAAGAGCCAACGAAACGAGCAACCTTAGTCGATTTGACTTGTGATAGTGATGGCAAGATTGATCAATTCATTGATCTGCGCGATGTGAAATCGGTGTTAGAACTGCATTCACTCAAGTCTGGAGAGCCTTACTATCTGGGAATGTTCCTCAATGGTGCATACCAGGAAATCATGGGTAACTTACATAACTTGTTTGGGGACACTAACACGGTTCACATTCAACTCACACCGAAGGGCTATCAGATTCAGCACGTCGTTCGCGGAGATACGATCGAAGAAGTGCTCGGCTATGTGCAATACGATGTGGAAGACATGATCGAAAGCATTCGACTGCAAACCGAACACGCGCTAGAAGACGATCGCATTACCTTACAAGAATCTCAACTGTTGCTCCAAAACTACGAGCGCAGTTTGAGCGGTTACACTTACCTACTGTCGTAA
- the ndk gene encoding nucleoside-diphosphate kinase, giving the protein MERTFLAIKPDGVQRKLIGEIIRRFETKGFTLVGLKFMNVSRELAESHYGVHRERPFFGSLVEFITSGPIVAMVWEGDGVIAGARKVIGATNPLAAEPGTIRGDFGANIGRNLIHGSDAPETAQSEIALWFKEEELVNWQPTVLSWIYE; this is encoded by the coding sequence TTGGAACGCACATTTTTAGCCATTAAGCCCGATGGCGTACAGCGCAAATTGATCGGTGAAATCATTCGCCGTTTTGAAACGAAGGGCTTTACTCTCGTCGGTTTGAAGTTTATGAATGTCAGTCGCGAACTGGCAGAGAGCCATTACGGGGTTCACCGGGAACGTCCATTTTTCGGGAGTCTGGTTGAGTTTATTACGTCAGGTCCGATCGTGGCGATGGTTTGGGAAGGCGATGGTGTGATTGCGGGTGCGCGGAAAGTGATCGGCGCAACGAATCCACTGGCTGCTGAACCGGGAACGATTCGGGGCGATTTTGGCGCAAATATCGGACGGAATTTGATTCACGGATCGGATGCACCGGAAACTGCACAGAGCGAGATTGCACTGTGGTTTAAGGAAGAAGAATTGGTAAATTGGCAACCGACCGTGTTGTCGTGGATTTACGAATAA
- a CDS encoding TerC family protein: MIDIDIPAQLSPQTFLLLLVLVSLECVLSADNAIALAALTQGLEDPKLEGRALNIGLIFAYVLRMSLILAASWVIGYWQFELAGALYLLWLVFQHFKPSDDDEGAQHKPRFASLWQAIPVIALTDLAFSLDSVTTAIAVSQDTWLILLGGTIGIVALRFMAGLFIGWLEEFTHLEDAGYITVAFVGIRLLLRVFNDQLVPPEWLMITMVAIVFAWGFSKRNDIAEIEAIVESQSETMPEIEPVSEKDPV, translated from the coding sequence ATGATTGACATAGATATTCCGGCTCAACTCAGTCCCCAAACCTTCCTGCTGCTGCTGGTCTTAGTCTCGTTGGAATGCGTTCTGTCGGCGGATAATGCGATCGCGCTTGCCGCCCTCACCCAAGGCTTAGAAGACCCAAAACTAGAAGGTCGGGCCCTTAATATCGGGCTGATTTTTGCCTATGTGCTGCGGATGTCGTTGATTCTGGCTGCCTCTTGGGTGATTGGGTATTGGCAATTCGAGTTAGCTGGCGCACTCTACCTTTTGTGGCTGGTATTTCAGCATTTTAAGCCCTCCGATGACGACGAAGGAGCGCAACATAAACCCCGATTTGCGTCGTTGTGGCAGGCGATTCCGGTGATTGCGCTGACCGATTTGGCGTTTTCATTAGATAGTGTGACGACTGCGATCGCGGTTTCCCAAGATACCTGGCTGATTTTGCTCGGAGGCACGATCGGGATTGTGGCACTGCGATTTATGGCAGGCTTATTTATCGGCTGGTTGGAAGAGTTCACGCATTTAGAAGACGCGGGTTACATTACCGTGGCGTTCGTGGGCATTCGATTGTTGCTGCGGGTGTTCAATGATCAACTCGTGCCGCCGGAATGGTTGATGATTACGATGGTTGCGATCGTGTTTGCGTGGGGATTTTCCAAGCGAAACGATATCGCGGAAATTGAAGCGATCGTCGAATCACAATCTGAAACGATGCCGGAGATTGAACCTGTTTCGGAGAAAGATCCAGTCTAG
- a CDS encoding DUF2811 domain-containing protein, translating into MDSNISLFVEIPEALHQSFQSFLDSRPDWDQDRVMSAALSLFLLQNRPASERQTDRATARIYLDSIFKRPVEQI; encoded by the coding sequence ATGGATAGCAACATTAGTCTTTTCGTCGAAATTCCTGAAGCATTGCATCAATCATTTCAATCGTTCCTCGATTCGCGTCCCGATTGGGATCAAGATCGGGTGATGTCTGCTGCTTTGTCATTGTTCTTGTTGCAAAATCGTCCGGCGAGTGAACGTCAGACCGATCGTGCAACCGCTCGGATTTACCTGGACTCCATCTTCAAGCGTCCAGTCGAACAGATTTAA